A single Deltaproteobacteria bacterium DNA region contains:
- a CDS encoding DUF4198 domain-containing protein: MKKLVMLLSLVAAFALSAPAYAHFQTIYTPQSALSKTQKINIKLIFTHPWEAGHTMDIGKDQSGKIHPPIAFGVMHKGKKKDLLETLKAITFTSLSNKGRAYDVNMKLKGMGDHVFYFVPAPYYEGAEDIYIQQCTKAIYNIAGAPTDWDALVGAPLPTEIVPLDKPYSIWKGMSFRGVVTCGGKPVPDAEIEVTYMNHNIEGNNFITKENMEIPQPDLVPIGIKANSNGEFSFTFPKAGWWGFCALGAGGDLKYNGKELSQDAVIWVQVVDIK, translated from the coding sequence ATGAAAAAATTAGTAATGCTATTATCCCTGGTCGCGGCTTTCGCGCTGAGCGCGCCGGCTTACGCCCATTTTCAGACGATCTACACGCCGCAAAGCGCTCTTTCGAAGACGCAAAAAATCAACATCAAGTTGATCTTTACCCACCCGTGGGAAGCCGGGCATACCATGGACATCGGAAAAGATCAGAGCGGCAAGATACACCCGCCCATCGCATTTGGCGTCATGCACAAAGGCAAGAAAAAAGACCTTCTCGAGACCCTGAAGGCGATAACCTTTACCAGCCTCAGCAATAAGGGAAGGGCCTACGATGTTAATATGAAATTAAAAGGGATGGGTGACCATGTATTTTACTTTGTGCCTGCACCATACTATGAAGGGGCAGAAGACATCTACATCCAGCAGTGCACCAAGGCGATATACAATATAGCCGGTGCCCCTACCGACTGGGATGCATTGGTAGGCGCTCCTTTACCTACAGAGATTGTTCCTCTGGACAAGCCGTATAGCATCTGGAAAGGAATGAGTTTTCGCGGTGTTGTCACGTGCGGCGGCAAACCGGTGCCTGATGCTGAGATTGAAGTTACATATATGAACCATAATATCGAAGGGAATAATTTCATAACAAAGGAAAATATGGAAATACCGCAACCTGACCTTGTGCCTATCGGCATCAAGGCCAACAGCAACGGCGAGTTCTCTTTTACATTTCCAAAGGCGGGCTGGTGGGGCTTTTGCGCCCTTGGTGCCGGCGGAGATTTGAAATACAACGGGAAGGAACTTTCCCAGGATGCAGTCATCTGGGTCCAGGTAGTTGATATAAAATAA
- the ygbF gene encoding tol-pal system protein YbgF has protein sequence MQSFNRLKGMVFPGKSKSVFLKTMQLVIFVFLPMLLLVRCAPQDQVNMLERRVNGLSSENRSFSNQINFLKQEVAELKKATRKVDEQDIASIRSRQAEFGNRMDELQAELLRLNGLIDQIGHRNEQEEEAALRFREDLKKQVENLREEVRLLQASTRVTKEVEQARKEAVQGAVDLYQQALDLIKQKRYKDAKKTLRTYIEKHPHGKRVANAYFWMGECEYNLQRFEEAILEYQKVISRYPKSNKVPDSLLKQGMAFAKLGDRESAKIVLNKLIKKYPKSPQVRIAKKKLARIK, from the coding sequence ATGCAGTCGTTCAATAGATTGAAAGGCATGGTTTTTCCCGGGAAAAGTAAGTCGGTTTTTCTAAAAACAATGCAACTGGTTATCTTTGTTTTCCTGCCCATGCTGTTATTGGTCCGCTGTGCACCCCAGGATCAGGTGAACATGCTGGAAAGGCGCGTAAACGGCCTTTCTTCAGAGAATCGTTCTTTTAGCAATCAGATTAATTTCCTGAAGCAGGAAGTCGCGGAGCTGAAAAAGGCCACACGGAAAGTGGACGAGCAGGACATCGCTTCTATAAGGAGCCGACAGGCGGAATTTGGAAACCGGATGGACGAGTTGCAGGCTGAACTCCTCAGGCTGAACGGCCTGATCGACCAGATTGGTCACAGAAATGAACAGGAGGAAGAGGCGGCGCTCCGTTTCAGAGAGGACCTTAAGAAACAAGTAGAAAATCTGAGAGAAGAAGTCAGGCTGCTTCAGGCCTCCACCAGGGTGACAAAGGAGGTGGAGCAGGCGAGGAAGGAGGCCGTTCAGGGTGCAGTGGACCTGTATCAGCAGGCCCTGGATCTAATCAAGCAGAAAAGGTATAAAGATGCCAAAAAGACCCTGAGGACATACATAGAAAAACACCCGCACGGCAAGAGGGTTGCCAATGCCTATTTCTGGATGGGTGAGTGCGAGTACAACCTGCAGCGCTTTGAAGAGGCAATCCTGGAATACCAAAAGGTGATAAGCAGGTATCCAAAAAGTAATAAAGTACCGGACTCCCTGCTGAAACAGGGTATGGCTTTTGCGAAGCTCGGAGACAGGGAAAGCGCAAAAATCGTACTTAACAAGCTTATTAAAAAGTATCCAAAGAGCCCGCAGGTAAGGATAGCCAAGAAAAAGCTTGCAAGAATAAAATAG
- the tolB gene encoding Tol-Pal system beta propeller repeat protein TolB produces the protein MNDKNIYKKVLFGWIFFLPLLIFSTSLVEARLYIDITSPYLQKIPIAVPYLEVTPGTFENDLLGRKISKVLSDDLIFHGFFSVLDPASYGYRQGADWSKFRLDYLVRGSMEKRGDSLTAELRLFDMSTGAMIQGRRYNGKVKDYRMIAHRFCDLIVMAITGKHGVSLSRVTFVVKKDGIKEVYTSDFDGFNIRRETFDKGITVSPRYSPNGRYIAYTSYRTGKPYLYIKDTKTGKIYRLTAYSGLNISPAWHPDNQRLAVTLSKDGNPDIYLIDFKGRIMKRLTRGHGINVSPAWSPDGNHLAFVSDRSGSPQIYVMDIRTRSARRITYSGTYNTDPQWSPCGDRIVYTSRIEGRFQIFSISPEGGDPIQLTCSGNNENPSWSPDGRQILFSSTRMGPEKALFVMYANGRGQRMLLRYSDGVEIANWGPNIF, from the coding sequence ATGAACGACAAGAATATTTACAAAAAGGTACTTTTTGGCTGGATCTTTTTTCTCCCTCTTCTGATTTTCAGCACTTCTTTAGTTGAAGCGAGGCTCTATATAGATATAACTTCGCCGTATCTGCAGAAGATCCCCATTGCCGTTCCATATTTAGAGGTTACGCCGGGCACCTTTGAGAATGATCTTCTGGGTCGAAAGATTTCAAAGGTACTCTCGGATGACCTCATCTTTCATGGCTTCTTTTCAGTACTTGATCCTGCCAGCTATGGATATAGGCAAGGTGCAGACTGGAGTAAATTTCGCCTGGACTATCTAGTCAGAGGTTCCATGGAAAAAAGAGGCGACTCCCTGACAGCCGAACTCAGGCTGTTCGATATGTCAACAGGGGCCATGATACAGGGAAGGCGATATAACGGAAAGGTCAAGGATTACCGAATGATAGCCCATCGTTTCTGTGACCTCATAGTAATGGCGATAACCGGGAAACACGGGGTAAGCCTGTCCAGGGTCACCTTTGTGGTCAAAAAAGATGGAATCAAAGAGGTTTATACATCAGACTTTGACGGGTTCAACATAAGGAGAGAGACCTTTGATAAGGGTATTACCGTATCTCCGCGTTACTCTCCGAACGGGAGATATATTGCCTATACATCATACAGGACCGGGAAGCCATATCTTTACATAAAAGATACAAAAACCGGAAAAATATACAGGCTTACCGCATACTCCGGCCTAAACATTTCTCCTGCATGGCATCCGGACAATCAGCGCCTTGCCGTGACCCTGAGCAAAGATGGAAATCCGGACATATATCTTATTGATTTTAAGGGACGGATAATGAAAAGGCTCACCCGAGGGCACGGGATAAATGTCTCTCCTGCGTGGTCTCCGGACGGCAATCACCTGGCCTTTGTGTCCGACCGCAGTGGCAGTCCACAGATATATGTGATGGACATTCGGACCAGGTCCGCCAGGCGTATCACTTACAGCGGAACCTACAACACAGACCCGCAATGGTCTCCCTGCGGGGATCGTATAGTTTACACAAGCCGAATTGAAGGCCGTTTCCAGATATTCAGCATATCGCCGGAAGGCGGAGATCCCATTCAACTTACATGTTCAGGCAATAATGAGAACCCCTCCTGGTCTCCGGACGGCAGGCAGATTTTATTCAGTTCTACCAGAATGGGTCCTGAAAAGGCCCTGTTTGTAATGTATGCCAACGGCAGAGGACAGCGCATGTTGCTGCGTTATTCAGATGGTGTGGAGATAGCCAACTGGGGCCCTAACATTTTTTAG
- the tolR gene encoding protein TolR → MTDNPGQRNGKRRYMSEINVTPLVDVVIVLLIIFMVTAPMMTRGLDINLPKTTAKPLPQKKKNIIITVNRKGEIYLNKVAVDEAVLKRHLAEMKKTGQARQVLLKADAAIAYGTVARVMAAIREAGIEDLGLVTQPLKPSKTVHKRSKTEKNVKGDNNRPA, encoded by the coding sequence ATGACTGACAATCCGGGGCAGAGAAACGGCAAGCGGCGCTACATGTCCGAAATTAACGTGACACCCCTGGTAGATGTAGTCATAGTGCTTTTGATCATCTTCATGGTCACAGCACCGATGATGACCAGAGGGCTGGATATTAATCTCCCAAAGACCACGGCCAAGCCACTTCCCCAAAAGAAGAAGAATATAATCATCACGGTTAATAGAAAGGGGGAAATCTATCTGAACAAGGTCGCTGTGGACGAAGCGGTTTTGAAACGGCACCTTGCCGAGATGAAAAAGACGGGACAGGCCCGGCAGGTCCTCTTAAAGGCAGACGCTGCCATTGCCTATGGAACCGTTGCCAGAGTGATGGCCGCAATTCGTGAAGCGGGAATAGAGGATTTGGGCCTGGTGACACAGCCCCTGAAACCCTCTAAAACAGTACATAAACGATCTAAGACAGAGAAAAATGTCAAAGGGGATAATAACAGGCCGGCTTAA
- the tolQ gene encoding protein TolQ produces MAVETTANIWTMVIGAGPVVKLVLIILVVFSILCWTVILAKIKQFRRARYGNEDFERLFWESPSLTHAYNHARKMSNTPMAGVFLEGYKELKRLQKCPRSRDVAVGLRVWLETLERSLEKGIQEELAAMERTLPFLATTGNAAPFIGLFGTVWGIMRSFHSIGLTGSASLATVAPGISEALVATAAGLAAAIPAVIAFNGFMSWMGRLEMQLQGFSNDFLNTVERQLLHGKENSQEPT; encoded by the coding sequence ATGGCAGTTGAGACAACGGCGAATATATGGACCATGGTTATCGGTGCAGGACCTGTAGTCAAACTGGTTCTCATAATTCTGGTGGTCTTTTCAATCCTTTGCTGGACCGTAATACTGGCAAAGATAAAGCAATTTCGTCGGGCAAGATACGGCAATGAGGATTTTGAAAGGCTTTTTTGGGAGAGCCCCAGCCTTACCCATGCATACAACCACGCAAGGAAAATGTCGAATACCCCAATGGCAGGAGTGTTTCTCGAAGGATATAAAGAATTGAAGCGTCTTCAGAAATGTCCAAGATCCCGGGATGTGGCTGTTGGCCTGAGGGTATGGCTTGAGACCCTGGAGAGAAGCCTTGAAAAGGGTATCCAGGAGGAATTGGCAGCCATGGAACGTACCCTTCCGTTTCTGGCAACTACCGGTAATGCCGCTCCTTTTATCGGCCTCTTTGGTACTGTGTGGGGGATCATGAGAAGTTTTCACAGTATCGGTCTCACTGGCTCGGCAAGTCTTGCTACAGTAGCCCCTGGTATTTCAGAGGCCCTGGTTGCTACGGCCGCAGGCCTTGCAGCTGCCATACCCGCGGTCATCGCATTTAATGGTTTTATGAGCTGGATGGGCAGGCTGGAGATGCAACTCCAGGGATTTTCGAACGATTTTTTAAATACAGTGGAAAGGCAACTCCTTCACGGCAAGGAAAATTCTCAGGAACCAACATAG
- a CDS encoding 1,4-dihydroxy-6-naphthoate synthase yields MENVGNNNRINLGFSSCPNDTFIFYALLHNKVHLKYKLSPLIADVEELNQRVLARSIDISKVSYHVLGYVLDDYMLLRSGSAMGRGCGPLFLARKPLDPQDFEQYRIAVPGEYTTATLLLKLFAPGIKELVPMNFALIAPAVAKGEVDGGIIIHETRFTYHELGLICIQDLGAWWEEKTGFPIPLGGIIARRSLGIELLQAIDAAIGMSIRLAFENPEATWDFVMEHAQEMSYEVVRRHIDLYVNQYTLDLGEEGIKAVEFLLKQGQKKGIFSFRPGTDLQKALEGP; encoded by the coding sequence ATGGAGAATGTAGGGAACAACAACAGGATCAACCTGGGGTTTTCTTCCTGCCCTAACGACACCTTTATTTTCTATGCCCTGCTTCACAACAAAGTGCATTTAAAGTATAAGCTATCACCTTTAATAGCAGATGTGGAAGAGCTGAATCAAAGAGTTCTTGCAAGGTCTATTGATATAAGCAAGGTGTCTTATCATGTGCTGGGGTATGTCCTGGATGACTATATGCTCCTCAGGTCGGGCAGCGCCATGGGGCGTGGCTGCGGGCCCTTATTCCTTGCAAGAAAACCTTTAGATCCTCAGGATTTTGAGCAATACAGGATTGCCGTACCCGGCGAATATACTACTGCAACACTTCTCTTGAAGCTCTTTGCCCCAGGAATTAAAGAGCTGGTACCTATGAACTTCGCCCTTATCGCTCCAGCAGTTGCCAAAGGAGAGGTGGATGGAGGAATAATCATACACGAGACCAGATTTACCTATCATGAACTCGGCCTGATTTGCATCCAGGATCTTGGGGCCTGGTGGGAAGAAAAGACCGGATTTCCGATCCCCCTGGGCGGAATCATCGCCAGGCGTTCTCTGGGCATTGAGTTGTTGCAGGCAATAGATGCCGCCATTGGAATGAGTATCAGGCTGGCTTTTGAGAATCCTGAAGCCACCTGGGACTTTGTAATGGAGCATGCACAGGAGATGTCTTACGAGGTTGTGAGAAGACACATAGACCTATATGTAAACCAATATACACTGGATCTTGGTGAAGAGGGTATAAAGGCAGTGGAATTTCTTTTGAAGCAAGGACAAAAAAAGGGGATATTCTCCTTTAGGCCCGGCACGGACCTGCAAAAGGCCCTGGAAGGCCCATAA
- the mqnB gene encoding futalosine hydrolase, whose translation METRSNMAISRILIASPTKREMGSFLPLVHRYGCPYLVCGLGTGSTSFELTRFIESRGRPYAVILAGVAGAYEWADVELEDVCLASSEAYGDLGRYGPSGIEPVFLGGDETRTEFALEPGWCQIIKSDIVKELGLRCGPMVTVSCVTGTREMAWDLHKRFKSIAENMEGAAAAQVCNFYQVPLFEIRGISNWVGDLDRKNWRLDQALDATARVLEKVLGVLLD comes from the coding sequence ATGGAGACGAGGAGCAATATGGCCATTTCCCGGATCCTGATTGCATCTCCCACAAAAAGAGAAATGGGCTCTTTTCTTCCCCTTGTACACAGATATGGATGCCCTTACCTGGTGTGCGGCCTCGGGACAGGCAGCACCTCTTTTGAGCTGACGAGATTTATTGAGAGCAGAGGCAGGCCATATGCAGTAATCCTGGCTGGTGTGGCAGGAGCTTACGAGTGGGCGGATGTAGAGCTTGAGGATGTATGCCTTGCAAGCTCCGAAGCCTATGGCGATCTGGGCCGTTACGGTCCCTCGGGGATTGAGCCCGTTTTCTTGGGGGGAGACGAAACGCGGACAGAGTTTGCTCTTGAGCCGGGATGGTGCCAAATTATTAAATCGGATATTGTGAAGGAGCTTGGCCTTCGTTGCGGCCCGATGGTCACGGTCTCCTGTGTTACAGGCACCAGAGAGATGGCCTGGGATCTGCATAAACGTTTCAAATCTATTGCGGAGAACATGGAGGGGGCCGCGGCTGCGCAGGTCTGCAATTTCTATCAGGTCCCCCTATTTGAGATCAGGGGTATAAGCAACTGGGTGGGTGATCTTGACAGAAAAAACTGGAGGCTGGACCAGGCCCTGGATGCAACGGCCAGAGTCCTGGAAAAGGTCCTTGGGGTTTTGTTGGATTAG
- a CDS encoding MBL fold metallo-hydrolase encodes MMEIIILGSGTGVPSIRRAGPATCLRVEGQTLLIDSAAGTLRQLVRAGISYDTLDILLYTHFHPDHIGELAPFIFATRYPLGYKRNSPVTVMAAKGLKRFYQSMIQAFGQWVEPEPGKVFFEEIPQEMSAAMQLPPLTIRSAPTNHTPQSLAYRIETSSGRSVVFSGDTDFCDELIELAQGTDLLVSECAAPEGYKIPGHLTPSEAGRIAQAAGVKRLLLNHFYPNCDEHDLITPCSKVYKGPIILSEDFMRLVLL; translated from the coding sequence ATGATGGAGATAATCATACTTGGTTCCGGGACAGGTGTCCCTTCTATAAGGAGAGCAGGTCCTGCTACCTGTTTGAGGGTCGAAGGACAGACCCTGCTCATAGACAGTGCCGCAGGGACCTTAAGGCAACTGGTCAGGGCAGGCATATCCTATGACACGCTTGACATTTTGCTCTATACACACTTTCACCCGGACCACATAGGGGAACTGGCGCCCTTTATCTTTGCCACAAGGTATCCGCTCGGATACAAAAGGAATTCTCCTGTGACGGTCATGGCTGCCAAAGGGCTCAAGCGGTTTTATCAGTCCATGATACAGGCATTCGGACAGTGGGTGGAACCTGAGCCCGGGAAGGTCTTCTTCGAAGAGATCCCACAGGAGATGAGTGCAGCAATGCAGCTTCCCCCTCTTACAATACGGAGTGCACCGACTAATCATACTCCCCAGAGCCTGGCCTATCGAATCGAGACATCGAGTGGCAGATCAGTGGTATTTTCAGGAGATACTGATTTCTGCGATGAACTGATAGAGCTTGCTCAAGGCACTGATCTTCTGGTTTCAGAGTGCGCAGCCCCTGAAGGCTACAAGATCCCAGGGCACCTGACTCCATCTGAAGCAGGAAGAATTGCCCAGGCCGCCGGAGTTAAGCGATTGCTCCTTAACCATTTTTATCCGAATTGTGATGAACATGACCTGATTACACCCTGCAGCAAGGTCTATAAGGGGCCGATAATACTGTCAGAGGATTTTATGCGCCTGGTTTTACTTTGA
- a CDS encoding glycerol-3-phosphate dehydrogenase, whose product MKRTGVLGAGSWGTALAVLLANKGVETVLWARDQEFAKQIRRDRENKSYLPGVELPAALKITSDISQAVINREIILFVVPSHGLRDVAEKASIVLSDPSQSPDLPYALVSASKGIENRTLLTMTEIMKEVLPSRLSGRLAALSGPSFAQEVASSIPTAVTIAASEHKLCKDLQDFFTTETFRVYTSLDLMGVQLGGALKNVIAIASGISDGMGFGTNTRAALITRGLAEMSRLGMRLGANPLTFTGLAGLGDLVLTCTGDLSRNRRVGLKLGRGRSIDTILKETNMVAEGVKTTNSAYAMARNHKVDMPITDQVYRVLYKGLDPKDAVSELLARPPRQELGDIFA is encoded by the coding sequence ATGAAACGGACAGGAGTTTTGGGAGCAGGGAGTTGGGGAACTGCTCTTGCCGTGCTTCTGGCCAACAAAGGAGTTGAAACAGTACTCTGGGCCAGGGACCAGGAGTTTGCGAAACAGATCCGCAGGGATCGCGAAAATAAATCGTACCTCCCGGGGGTGGAGTTGCCCGCGGCACTGAAAATCACCTCGGATATCTCTCAAGCTGTAATAAACAGAGAAATTATTCTCTTTGTAGTACCTTCACATGGTCTCAGAGATGTCGCCGAAAAGGCCTCGATTGTCCTTAGCGATCCATCACAATCACCAGATTTACCTTATGCCCTGGTTTCTGCCAGCAAGGGCATAGAAAACAGGACACTGCTCACCATGACGGAGATCATGAAGGAGGTGCTTCCCTCAAGGCTGTCCGGCAGGTTGGCTGCCCTTTCCGGCCCAAGCTTTGCTCAGGAGGTGGCATCTTCCATCCCGACCGCTGTTACAATAGCGGCTTCAGAACATAAACTGTGTAAAGATCTCCAGGACTTTTTTACTACAGAGACCTTCAGGGTCTATACCAGCTTGGACCTTATGGGTGTTCAACTGGGCGGGGCGCTTAAAAACGTCATAGCTATTGCCTCCGGCATATCAGACGGCATGGGATTCGGGACCAATACAAGAGCGGCCCTGATTACCAGGGGACTTGCAGAGATGTCGCGCCTGGGTATGAGGTTGGGGGCAAATCCTCTGACATTTACAGGGCTTGCCGGCCTTGGAGATCTTGTACTCACCTGTACCGGAGACCTGAGCCGGAACCGCCGGGTCGGCCTGAAGCTGGGTCGGGGCCGATCCATTGACACCATACTTAAGGAAACGAACATGGTGGCAGAAGGCGTCAAGACTACGAATTCGGCCTATGCCATGGCCAGGAATCACAAGGTCGATATGCCTATTACGGACCAAGTCTACAGGGTGCTGTACAAAGGTCTCGATCCTAAAGATGCTGTTAGTGAGTTACTTGCGCGGCCTCCGCGTCAGGAACTTGGGGATATCTTTGCCTGA
- a CDS encoding DNA gyrase subunit A, whose protein sequence is MQERIEISSGVIKSCGITEELKKSYLDYAMSVIIGRALPDVRDGLKPVHRRILYAMQDLRNDYNKPYKKSARIVGDVIGKYHPHGDAAVYDTIVRMAQDFAMGYPLVDGQGNFGSIDGDAPAAMRYTEIRQTKLAHELMADIDKETVDFVANYDNSLLEPLVLPSKVPNLLINGSSGIAVGMATNIPPHNLGEVVDALIALIRNPNITVADIMEYIPGPDFPTAGFICGKGGIKSAYETGRGIIKMRARAVIEQQAKGKREHIVINQIPYQVNKAKLVEKIAELARDKKVEGIHAVRDESDRDGMRIVVELKKEGIAQVILNHLYKHTAMESSFGTIFLAIVNGRPELLNLKEVLVHFLQHRKTVIIRRTKYELRKAEERAHILKGLKIALDNLDKVVALIRGSSTPAEAKSGLIKNFGLTAIQAQAILDMKLQRLTGLEQEKILEEYRQILKDIESYRKILASDALVLEIIEKELKALKDEYAIPRRTEIIGDPEEIRIEDLIVEEDMVVTLSHNGYIKRNPLSLYHSQRRGGKGITGLSAKQEDFVADLFVASTHDYFLCFSNLGRLYWLKVHEIPQASRMSRGKALVNLLPIDREANEHIAAVVPVRTFEADHFVIMATRKGVVKKTPLDAFSRPRPTGIIAATVREGDEIIAAAITDGQADIFLGTRHGQSIRFPENNVRPMGRTAAGVRGIKLAKGDHVVAMVVISKAQETLFTVTENGYGKRTHVSEYRVQSRGGKGVINIRTTEKVGHVVGVILVNGHDEVMLIGASGNIIRISVQDVRIIGRSTQGVRLIRIQEGDRLAAVAKLAEQDEE, encoded by the coding sequence ATGCAGGAACGGATAGAAATTTCATCTGGAGTTATTAAGTCGTGCGGTATCACCGAAGAGCTCAAAAAGTCCTATCTCGATTACGCCATGAGCGTGATAATCGGAAGGGCCCTGCCCGACGTCCGGGATGGACTCAAGCCGGTGCACAGGCGCATCCTCTATGCCATGCAGGATCTGAGAAACGACTACAATAAACCGTATAAGAAATCGGCCCGCATTGTGGGCGATGTAATAGGTAAATACCACCCCCACGGAGATGCGGCGGTTTACGACACCATAGTCAGGATGGCCCAGGACTTTGCCATGGGATATCCACTTGTCGACGGCCAGGGAAATTTCGGCTCAATCGATGGAGATGCTCCCGCGGCAATGCGTTACACCGAGATCCGTCAGACAAAACTGGCCCATGAGCTCATGGCGGATATCGACAAGGAAACCGTGGATTTTGTCGCCAATTACGATAATTCCCTTTTAGAACCCCTGGTGCTTCCTTCCAAAGTGCCGAATTTGTTAATCAATGGTTCATCAGGTATAGCCGTGGGAATGGCCACCAACATTCCTCCCCACAATCTCGGTGAGGTGGTGGACGCCTTGATCGCCCTTATACGGAATCCGAACATAACCGTAGCTGATATTATGGAATATATCCCGGGGCCTGACTTTCCAACAGCCGGCTTTATATGTGGAAAGGGCGGAATCAAATCGGCATACGAAACAGGACGCGGAATCATCAAAATGCGGGCCAGGGCTGTAATAGAACAGCAGGCCAAAGGCAAGCGGGAACACATAGTCATTAACCAGATTCCATACCAGGTTAACAAGGCAAAGCTGGTGGAAAAGATCGCCGAACTTGCCCGCGATAAAAAGGTTGAAGGGATCCATGCCGTGCGTGACGAATCCGACCGGGATGGAATGAGGATCGTAGTAGAGCTGAAGAAAGAGGGAATCGCCCAGGTGATCCTCAACCATCTATATAAACATACGGCCATGGAAAGCTCTTTTGGGACGATTTTCCTCGCCATAGTCAATGGCAGGCCGGAACTCCTGAACCTCAAAGAGGTCCTGGTCCACTTCCTCCAGCACAGAAAGACCGTAATCATCAGGCGGACTAAATATGAGCTCAGGAAGGCCGAAGAGCGTGCCCATATACTCAAGGGACTCAAGATCGCACTTGACAATCTGGACAAGGTGGTGGCCCTTATTCGGGGATCGAGCACGCCTGCAGAGGCCAAATCAGGGCTTATTAAGAATTTCGGACTCACGGCCATACAGGCCCAGGCGATTCTCGACATGAAGCTTCAGCGCCTGACCGGCCTTGAGCAGGAAAAGATCCTGGAAGAATATCGGCAAATCCTGAAAGATATCGAAAGCTATCGAAAAATTCTGGCAAGTGATGCCCTGGTCCTTGAAATTATCGAAAAAGAGCTCAAGGCCCTTAAGGACGAATACGCTATTCCCAGGCGTACCGAGATTATAGGAGACCCTGAAGAGATCAGAATCGAAGACCTTATAGTTGAAGAAGACATGGTGGTGACCTTATCTCACAATGGCTATATCAAACGCAATCCATTGAGCCTGTATCACAGCCAGAGACGTGGCGGAAAGGGCATCACCGGGCTGTCCGCTAAGCAGGAAGATTTTGTTGCCGATCTGTTTGTGGCCTCCACCCATGATTATTTTCTCTGTTTCAGCAATCTGGGGAGACTTTACTGGCTGAAGGTCCATGAGATTCCACAGGCATCCAGGATGAGCCGCGGCAAGGCCCTGGTAAATCTTCTGCCGATTGACAGGGAGGCCAATGAGCATATTGCCGCCGTAGTGCCGGTACGTACCTTTGAAGCTGATCATTTTGTAATCATGGCAACAAGGAAAGGAGTGGTCAAGAAGACCCCGCTTGATGCGTTTTCAAGGCCAAGGCCCACAGGTATCATCGCAGCCACGGTACGAGAGGGCGATGAAATCATAGCGGCTGCTATTACTGATGGCCAGGCTGACATATTCCTTGGCACGAGACATGGGCAAAGTATCAGGTTTCCGGAAAACAATGTAAGGCCAATGGGTCGTACTGCGGCAGGTGTGCGGGGCATCAAGCTCGCAAAAGGAGACCACGTGGTTGCCATGGTGGTAATCTCAAAGGCCCAGGAAACGCTGTTCACCGTCACTGAAAACGGATACGGAAAGCGGACCCATGTAAGCGAATACCGTGTACAATCAAGGGGTGGAAAGGGCGTAATCAATATCAGGACCACGGAAAAGGTGGGCCATGTAGTGGGCGTAATCCTTGTAAATGGCCATGACGAGGTCATGCTGATAGGTGCCAGCGGGAATATCATTAGAATAAGTGTTCAGGACGTACGTATAATCGGTCGATCTACCCAGGGCGTGCGCCTTATACGGATTCAGGAAGGAGACCGCCTGGCAGCAGTGGCAAAGCTGGCTGAACAGGACGAAGAATGA
- a CDS encoding nickel-responsive transcriptional regulator NikR codes for MKKIESNKSITRFGVSIPLGLIRAFDKYIREREYSNRSEAIRDLIREKLIEQEWEKEFEGQVVVGAITYVFDHHKRELVDSIIDIQHNFPDHVIVSQHVHLDHHNCLEVAIVRGEPDALRNLAYKLKALKGVKHCQLTMTTTGTSLS; via the coding sequence ATGAAAAAGATCGAAAGCAATAAATCAATAACAAGATTTGGTGTCTCTATTCCTCTGGGTCTGATTCGCGCCTTTGATAAATACATCAGAGAGCGGGAATACAGTAACAGGTCAGAGGCCATTCGCGACCTCATACGGGAGAAATTAATAGAGCAGGAGTGGGAAAAAGAGTTTGAAGGACAAGTGGTGGTGGGCGCTATCACCTATGTATTTGACCACCACAAGAGGGAGTTGGTAGATTCAATTATTGATATTCAGCACAATTTTCCAGACCATGTTATCGTGTCGCAGCATGTACATCTGGATCATCATAACTGTCTGGAGGTAGCTATTGTCCGCGGGGAACCTGATGCCCTGCGCAATCTTGCCTACAAGCTAAAGGCCCTTAAGGGTGTAAAGCACTGCCAGCTTACCATGACCACAACAGGAACCAGCCTCAGTTAA